The Vitis vinifera cultivar Pinot Noir 40024 chromosome 7, ASM3070453v1 genomic interval GtttgatttgatgatttgaaagGATATTGTTTCAAAGGTGCTGAAAGCCTGGAACACTATAGATGTTTGAACTTGCAAAATTCTGTAACCAGATtggcaaaattttgaaaaaacatttagagAAGCGTAGTTTATTGGCCTGCAGGATTTTTTTTGCGCTAAAGTAAATTAGGTTCTGTGATGAAGAGTTTGTGATTTTGTCACTACCACAATTTTAAGGATTTTCTTAATCTCATCCGTTGTAAACAGAACCAATCGGTGATTAACCTCATTTCAGGCTCCTTCTCATTTTGGTGTTTACTATAGACATATTTGCAAAGTGGTTAAAAATACTCATAGAACTTAGTTTgttgaattcattttttatgaggTCTTACAATGCTTTCTAATGAAATTGGTAATAAAACTTGGCTTCTGGAGATCTTGTTCATTTTCCTCTGTCACATCTTATCCTTATTGACCTTTGATTCTGTTGTCACATGTGTCGCCAAATAATACAAGTGATTTCTATCAGACTAGATATCTCACCTTATCAATACCTGTTTTTGTCATTAGTAGCAAAAGCAAAGGGCACCCACCACCTAGTCCCCACTCAACACCTGGACATACTAAATCCATTGCATGTTGGCTGATTACTTTTGTAACGATTCTTATACACTAACTACCATACTATATGCCAAAACAGGGGGCTACCTGAACAGGATAAGGCCTAGTTTGAAATTCCTTTGCCCGGCCGAGCACATCCCTTCAAAAATTGAGGTAGATGTGAGCAACCTAGATATTGGGGATCGAATACTCATGCATGATGTGGAGGTTCACCCTTCATTAAAGCTTTTAAGCAAGAACGAGACGATGCCGGTTTGTAAGATTGTGGCAGCAAAGTTAGAGAGAGCAGAATCTGGAGGTATAGAACACTGAAGTAGACAGTACGGGGCATTTGGAATTCACATTGGCTCAACACAAGGGCAAGCGGTCAGAGAATAAGTTTTGCTTGCTGTTAGGGTGGTAGCTGAATTTGTGCTTGTAGAAACCCATGTGGATAACACATTCTGAATTGTTCtggaaaatttgtttttactgTTTCTTCTAATTCAACTGTTTCTTTCCTCTTCATCCTGTTCAGTTTCTGTTGCTGCCCCACTGCGGATAATTTTGATTCTGAGGTTCTTGAGTTGAGCTTTACTGATTACTTCGAAATTTGGTTGAATCCATATAATAGTAGAGTCCCAATCGGAGGTTGGGAATGGTTTTATACCATTTCAACTTTTGGTACCAAGGAATGGGAATGATTTTTAtctgattttaattttatcatttctcatcattttcattcttttcccTAACCAACCACCACAACATATTTAAGCGAAAAACAAAATGTAAAAAGAAATGGTTGTTCCAAGACGGTCGGCACCCTAATGTTTGACCGAGGATGGTTCCTCGGTTATTACAAAAACAGTTTCataagaatttgttttaaaaatttgttttttcataataattatatatgggGTTTTTAGCttagataaataattaaaaacaatacactatttaaatttcaaatatatatgtgtatatatatatatatatatatatatatatatataatattttatttatactaatgtttttatattttttatatttttaatatttgtaatatttgcATTTCTTTTATAGGTCTTATAAGCTcttttatagaatttttttttattttcaatattttaataaacaaatttcacttttcttaagaaaaatttgaaaattgtgtttccgttatttatttatttatttatttacattttttgagTTAAATTTTCTAGAATCATtcaacatatatttttattataatttctaTGCTTTAAATGAgaatggaaaataatataaataaataggatctcatttttaatatttaaattttcaaataaaaatttgtttttaaaagtaattaaaaactTGTTGAcaacttaatttgaaaaataatttatgatttttttttaaaatagttttttgtttttggaaacaGAAGATCGTTTTTCATATTAGAAAACAGGTTTGGTAATTGgagaatttttttgaaaatatgatatttataaaaatatattttaattattttattttttatttataaaaaaaattaaaaataaaacattataaataaatttagttttaaaaatatttgatagcacataaaactgtttttgatggctccagagcAGCCCTAGTTTATtctgtaaattttttttccataaccCGTAAGCTCGTCCGTGTGCAAAGACCGCTACAAAGACAGACGGAATTCATTCGTTAGCCGGCTAAAAGGTCAGTCCACGTACGGAATGAAGGCCAAGTCTCTTAGATATGGTGAGATTAAACCTCAACCTAGCGGCCTTCACATGAAGGCGCACGTATTGGATCAGACAAACCAGATGGCCTACACATGACACGCGTCAGTAGAACCGCCAAAAGTGTGGGCCCGCTCTCTTTTTACGCGGATGACCATTGACAATGAGCTGGCGCCCTGTTTACTTTGATGACAGCTCCCATCTAATTACTCCCGATATTATTACCATTATCCGCTGCTTACGTTATAACGACcgtttttatttacattttgaatCCAAACTACTTACAAGTTTTATCTATGTACATACATAAATGTGAGAGACAAAGTCCGCTCTCTCTTTGTTATTAACAAATATCTAAACTTATTATTCtatattaaaacaaatcctTCCACCATGTCGACTGTCATATTCTACTCTATACCTCCGTCCCTCCTCCCAGTCGGTTAAGAATTGCTTACCAAAAATATGGAGTACAACTTACGCTATTATGTAATACAATATCTATTTGATGCCTAATTGACTAATAATagtatgaattattttaatgacaaaagaaaaaaaaaaaaaagataggggTTAATGGTTGATTGTGTGAAAAAGGAAAGGGATGATGAgagaatataataaattaattagaaaagagTAAATGTAAAGCAACGGGCGAAGGCGAACAACTAGGCTTGACTTGGTTGGGGCGGAGGGCATCTTGACCTCAAGATGGACACCCACCGTTGGGGTTTCGGTTGGAAATATGTTGTAAAGCGCGTTGcaggaaaaagagagagagagagaaagaagtcGTCTCTCTGTCGGGCCACGTCCCTCGTTCGCCTCTAACCTCCGTGTTCGTTCCGCAGTTAGGTTTACAGCTTCCTTCGCTCATGGCCGCCGTTCACTCACCATCAACTCCTTCTTTCACCACCACCGCCGTCCTCccgtaacattttttttccttcgtttTCACTTTCGTACCATGTTTTCTTACCTCAGCAATGCCTTGGTGGCAGAACATTGCCTTCTCTTCTCCCTCTTCCTCCTCTTCCACGTCTTCGTCGCGGCGCCGTCTCACCCGTGCCAGGAAGCTCCGTCATGTGCGGGGCAATCACATTGACGCACTTGTGAGATCGCGAAGTTCAGCGGAGCCCAAGGATCTGTTGCCGTTGCCCTCTTCGTCTTCCAGTTTCGACCATTCGTCTGAGCGCCTGTCGTCCGTGGTGCCGCATCCGCTGCCGCGCCCGGAATTGGCTCTGCTTTTTCGTCGCAACGGCGGCTCCAATTCGAATTTGAATTGTGATCGCCCTCTTCCTTCGCCTAAAGAGGGCCTGAGCAGAGGCTTTGAGGACCGGGATAAAGGAAATAGTTTTGTAGGAGATGGGAATGGAGAGGTGGCGGTGTCAAGCACCGCAACTGGCAGgtagattttttattgtttttgcaACCAAAGAAAACATGGTATTCAAGACTTTAATTTCGTTTGCTTTTCTACATTTTCTCACTAATCAAACAGACGGTAAAACTTCTGCTTTCAATTCATGGGCATATAAAATGCTTAATCATTGTGGCTATCATGTAAATTGAAGAATCTTACCTCATCTATTATCATACATTTGATAAAGTTTTGCAACTCTGAACCTGTGCTCGAACATAAAGAACCAGAAGCGATTTTGCATGCAGTATGCACCAGAAACTTATCCTGTGTGAAcaagtttcaatcattttcatattttttttcttttatattgtttaatttctttttattttttttattttatgttttttgatgGGAGATTCAAAAGTTCATCCTTTCCTGCAAGTACTAGCACGATAAGATTACTTTCAGGGGGTTTATTTGTCTTCAATCCTCTCTTCTACTGCTCACAATATTGATCAGCTATTGTTATTGCAAATCAATTTAGCTTCAATATATGGATTCTCACTTAGATAAATGCTATTggctatctatatatattttaatatttcaaaagttGATTCACTTGCTATATGATTTCACAGTGAAATTATGTCTTAGGTATagtcttttttaatttttttcatctgaGATGTCAGCGTCCAATGCATCTGACCCTTAACTAGTTTGGTAAAAGTTGTTCTACTTGACTGGATCTTTAGCACACTGATGGCTTTACTTTTGGTAATGACATGGCTTTCACAAACTTGTTTTTCTTTAGGAGTATTCTTCTTCTGTTTTTCATCTTCTCAAAACCTATTTCTTAAATCTGCTATATCAGGTGGAAatgatttcttttcttgtgAGTTAGCTGACAATTAAAAATCTTAATTCTAAGTGGTTGACAGGCAACCAGGATGTGTTTGCCTGTAGCAGCTTCATGTTTTTAGGTTCTTATGCATTTACATGTTCCTAACGAGTGCCTCCTGCAGCGTGTTGAATATTACCTCCATGCTTACTTGTTTTACTATTTCAGTAAGGTTGGTTACAATGAAGCCCGAAAGAGTATGGAGCAATTTGACACACTGTCATCTAGATACCTGCCTCAAGGTCAAAATAGTGTGAAAAACAATCGAGTCAACTTCAAGCTCGATGTTCCTACTAGGAGTGCTCCAACTAGCTCCCTCTCAAGTCCTGCAGTAAGTCCACAAAGAACAAGTCCTGGGAATTTGTTCCTTTCTCAAAATGTGTCTCCTCAAGTATTTCAAGGTTGGTCAGCACCAGAGATGCCTGTCTTTGATATGGTCACAGGCTTCACTCCTCAAATGTCCCCTGAGCAAACCATGTTTAGTACGGATAATTCTCCCCTTCACAGTCCAACAGTAAAAAGTCCCCATGTAAATCCCCGAAGCCCCAGTGGACCTGCATCACCATTGCATCCAAAAATATCCCTTGAAACCTCAACAGCACGGCGTGAAAATAATAGCCATGCCAATGTTCATCGGTTGCCTCTTCCTCCAGGAGTGGTGGCACCTCCACAGGCATCTTCTATTCATCCTGTTATTGCTAAAACAGAGTCATTTCCAATGACAACCCAATGGCAAAAAGGAAAGCTCATTGGGCGTGGAACATTTGGAAGTGTTTATGTTGCCACGAATCGGTATGTGAATTTGACATATTCATTCTGTTAATGTCTCTGTTACAGTaaactttaatatttatttagtatttgtttttgttttttgtttttcctctaaCAGAGAAACTGGAGCTCTATGTGCAATGAAAGAAGTTGAATTGCTTCCTGATGACCCAAAATCTGCAGAGAGTATAAAGCAGTTAGAGCAGGTTATCCTCCAGCTATTGCTATACTTTCCTAATCAACTTAGTTATATTTCATGATTTTGCAAGTTAAACATTGGACTCAATccatttaaagaaattttttcataagGGTCGAAAGCTCATGTTATGACTTATGAGCCATCACAATCACTTTATACCAAGCAATTGGGTGTTACATATGTGAAATTGTACCACTTTATACCAAAGCTCATTACATGTCAGTTGATTCAAAAGAAGGATTAGATATTggagttatttttcttttcttttcttttctttttttttgtagtcAAATAAGAGAATAAATTATGTATTAGACATTCCTCAGCAAGACTCAACCCAATGGCCCTGTTTTGAGCTAGTACAAGGAATGAAATCAGAGAGGAAAAATGCAACTCTGTTCTATTTTATTGAGAATGCAAGCCTTAAATATATAGGCAATCTATTTAGGAagataattatgaaaaataaaatattcctaAGAACTAGGAACCTAAGAAACAGAAAGCTAAAAACTAGGGGTTACACATCTTTATAGGGGTTACACAtctttatgaaaattaaaaaacagaTAAATACTCTAATAAAATAACTGGATAATTAGCTAGAGTTTATCCAAAACTATCTCCAACGGCCAATAGAAAGCCTATAACTGTGAATAGTGTCTTGgttactttttttgtttttaagtattattattattgttattgttgttgttttttgtttttaagtattCTTCACAAAATCTGTTTTGTTCGTTTTGTGAACTTATGCAATTACATATCACATCACACAAGATATACTTGTAGCCTTTTATGCTCATTATTTTGCTTATGCTTTGTCATCTGACTCCTTGGAAAACCTCATCCATGTTCTGATGTgtaaaagaagttaaaaaatgaGTTACCTACTGGCACATTTGGGGTTTCTACTTTTTATTACAACGTTCATTGCTAAATGGTCGGTTAATCACCATAACACTAGTTGTTAATTCTCCCACTTTTCATCTAATCGATTATTCAGCCTATGAAGTCCTTGATATGGCCAACTTTGATGGGTTTTATCCGTGTCCCCCTTAGGTTGTTGTCATggtatcaataatatttatgaatttattacaATTAGATTATACTTATTTCTTTGCTGTATTTAGCTATAAATATCTTCAATTCAGTACAAACTTATGGttttttcctcttccttctTTCCATTCTTCCAGGAAATTAAAATTCTTAGCCAACTAAAGCATCCAAACATTGTGCAGTATTTTGGTAGTGAAACAGTGAGTGATCCAGTTGCAGATTATGGTATTCATGCTTAACATTTGTCTTGTTAGATTTCCATAGTAACTTAACTGAttaatatctcaattttatGCCTATGCAGGTTGAAGACCGGCTTTATATATACCTGGAATATGTTCATCCTGgttcaattaataaatatgtcCGTGAACATTGTGGAGCTATTACAGAATCTGTTGTTCGCAATTTTACTCGCCATATTCTTTCTGGGCTGGCTTACTTACACAGCACAAAGACAATACACAGGTAACAataggattattattattattattattattattatttaccaGAGTGATGAAATTAATCTCAGAACACACTCATATTAACAAAGGAGAGTATCGAATTGCATCTTGTTAAAATTTGCAGTTGTAAATGGTGTAGGGGAAAAGGGTTTCGTATTGTGTATTTTCTCTTTGGAGATTTAGCATATTTAATTTGGTGTATTTCTTTAGCTTGATTAATTTATCCCTGTATGCATGCCTTTAGCACATTAAATAAGTATACAACACTGATTCTTGTCATGCCTCTTGCAGTTATAGCTGCAGATAGACTGATGGGATAAGGGCTTATGTATTTTGCATTGTGTCTTTGGggatttaatatcttttatctaGTGTAATTTTTCCTCCTCTTTGAATATCAATTCTGACATGTAAGTTCGACCATCCTATTTTATAGAGACATCAAAGGGGCTAATT includes:
- the LOC100245919 gene encoding mitogen-activated protein kinase kinase kinase 5 isoform X3, which codes for MPWWQNIAFSSPSSSSSTSSSRRRLTRARKLRHVRGNHIDALVRSRSSAEPKDLLPLPSSSSSFDHSSERLSSVVPHPLPRPELALLFRRNGGSNSNLNCDRPLPSPKEGLSRGFEDRDKGNSFVGDGNGEVAVSSTATGSKVGYNEARKSMEQFDTLSSRYLPQGQNSVKNNRVNFKLDVPTRSAPTSSLSSPAVSPQRTSPGNLFLSQNVSPQVFQGWSAPEMPVFDMVTGFTPQMSPEQTMFSTDNSPLHSPTVKSPHVNPRSPSGPASPLHPKISLETSTARRENNSHANVHRLPLPPGVVAPPQASSIHPVIAKTESFPMTTQWQKGKLIGRGTFGSVYVATNRETGALCAMKEVELLPDDPKSAESIKQLEQEIKILSQLKHPNIVQYFGSETVEDRLYIYLEYVHPGSINKYVREHCGAITESVVRNFTRHILSGLAYLHSTKTIHRDIKGANLLVDASGVVKLADFGMSKHLTGAAADLSLKGSPYWMAPELMQAVMQKDHSSDLAFAVDIWSLGCTIIEMLNGKPPWSEYEGAAAMFKVMRESPPIPKTLSSEGKDFLRCCFRRNPAERPPAIKLLEHRFLKNSTQLDVPLLTQAFSGMKLPDKANKSREKSNDRVDPVPISPRKKTSKGKKASGLSSFPTLYPRGPS
- the LOC100245919 gene encoding mitogen-activated protein kinase kinase kinase 5 isoform X1 → MPWWQNIAFSSPSSSSSTSSSRRRLTRARKLRHVRGNHIDALVRSRSSAEPKDLLPLPSSSSSFDHSSERLSSVVPHPLPRPELALLFRRNGGSNSNLNCDRPLPSPKEGLSRGFEDRDKGNSFVGDGNGEVAVSSTATGSKVGYNEARKSMEQFDTLSSRYLPQGQNSVKNNRVNFKLDVPTRSAPTSSLSSPAVSPQRTSPGNLFLSQNVSPQVFQGWSAPEMPVFDMVTGFTPQMSPEQTMFSTDNSPLHSPTVKSPHVNPRSPSGPASPLHPKISLETSTARRENNSHANVHRLPLPPGVVAPPQASSIHPVIAKTESFPMTTQWQKGKLIGRGTFGSVYVATNRETGALCAMKEVELLPDDPKSAESIKQLEQEIKILSQLKHPNIVQYFGSETVEDRLYIYLEYVHPGSINKYVREHCGAITESVVRNFTRHILSGLAYLHSTKTIHRDIKGANLLVDASGVVKLADFGMSKHLTGAAADLSLKGSPYWMAPELMQAVMQKDHSSDLAFAVDIWSLGCTIIEMLNGKPPWSEYEGAAAMFKVMRESPPIPKTLSSEGKDFLRCCFRRNPAERPPAIKLLEHRFLKNSTQLDVPLLTQAFSGMKLPDKANKSREKSNDRVDPVPISPRKKTSKGKKASGTGQQSDRETSDLTVASHHSPRSTLEALPSLSPPHSGQRAYHLSPPANVPSPINYGAKKKRTWG
- the LOC100245919 gene encoding mitogen-activated protein kinase kinase kinase 5 isoform X2, with product MPWWQNIAFSSPSSSSSTSSSRRRLTRARKLRHVRGNHIDALVRSRSSAEPKDLLPLPSSSSSFDHSSERLSSVVPHPLPRPELALLFRRNGGSNSNLNCDRPLPSPKEGLSRGFEDRDKGNSFVGDGNGEVAVSSTATGSKVGYNEARKSMEQFDTLSSRYLPQGQNSVKNNRVNFKLDVPTRSAPTSSLSSPAVSPQRTSPGNLFLSQNVSPQVFQGWSAPEMPVFDMVTGFTPQMSPEQTMFSTDNSPLHSPTVKSPHVNPRSPSGPASPLHPKISLETSTARRENNSHANVHRLPLPPGVVAPPQASSIHPVIAKTESFPMTTQWQKGKLIGRGTFGSVYVATNRETGALCAMKEVELLPDDPKSAESIKQLEQEIKILSQLKHPNIVQYFGSETVEDRLYIYLEYVHPGSINKYVREHCGAITESVVRNFTRHILSGLAYLHSTKTIHRDIKGANLLVDASGVVKLADFGMSKHLTGAAADLSLKGSPYWMAPELMQAVMQKDHSSDLAFAVDIWSLGCTIIEMLNGKPPWSEYEGAAAMFKVMRESPPIPKTLSSEGKDFLRCCFRRNPAERPPAIKLLEHRFLKNSTQLDVPLLTQAFSGMKLPDKANKSREKSNDRVDPVPISPRKKTSKGKKASFMHYSFSPVELANNLIVKLPT